A genomic window from Methanomassiliicoccales archaeon includes:
- a CDS encoding NADH-ubiquinone oxidoreductase-F iron-sulfur binding region domain-containing protein — MAEEEREKQKRFRYRINVCCSSSCISLGALKVLKSFERAVKELGLEDQCKVARTGCPGTCSAGPVVLIEPGDYFYEGVTPESAREIVEEHVIRGIPLKRFLYSVPEFFSKQKRLVLRNAGKMDPLDIREYISRGGYAALVKCLTKMSEDDVINEVFKSGLRGRGGAGFQTGQKWKFVSKAAGSPKYIIGNLDEGDPGVFANRTLAEADPHAIIEGMIIASYALKAEKGYLYTRAEYPLAIETLKKAIQQAKSLGLLGEKILGTDLNFDLELRLGAGAFIAGEETAILASIEGMRAMPRPRPPYPASSGLWGKPTLIQNVETLANIPLIVLNGGEWFSKIGVPHCPGTKCFSLTGKIKNPGLIEVPMGITLKEVVFEIGGGVPDGRRFKAVLVGGPSGGCLPESQLHLPIDYESLTKAGAIMGSGGIVVLDDESCMVDTAKFFIDFCVDESCGKCTPCRVGLVKVRKILERIGHAKGVEKDIDLLAKVGEYIKEASLCGLGQTAPNPVLTTIRYFKEEYMAHILDKKCPTGRCDMGAEGS; from the coding sequence ATCGCAGAAGAAGAACGGGAAAAACAGAAAAGGTTCAGGTATAGAATCAACGTCTGCTGCTCGAGCAGCTGCATCTCGCTCGGCGCTTTGAAAGTCCTTAAATCATTCGAGAGAGCGGTTAAGGAACTTGGTCTGGAAGACCAGTGCAAAGTCGCGAGAACGGGATGCCCAGGAACATGTTCGGCTGGTCCAGTGGTCCTCATCGAGCCTGGCGATTATTTTTACGAGGGTGTTACACCGGAAAGCGCGCGGGAGATCGTTGAGGAGCATGTGATCCGGGGCATACCCCTGAAACGATTCCTCTACAGCGTTCCGGAATTCTTCTCAAAACAAAAAAGGCTCGTACTGAGGAACGCTGGCAAAATGGACCCCCTTGATATCCGTGAATACATATCGCGTGGAGGTTACGCCGCACTCGTCAAATGTCTCACAAAAATGAGTGAAGACGACGTCATCAACGAGGTCTTCAAGAGCGGATTGAGGGGGCGCGGTGGTGCTGGCTTCCAGACAGGACAGAAATGGAAATTCGTATCGAAGGCGGCCGGTTCTCCGAAGTACATCATAGGGAATCTAGATGAGGGCGACCCAGGCGTATTCGCCAATAGGACGCTTGCTGAAGCGGATCCTCACGCGATTATAGAGGGGATGATCATCGCGTCTTACGCGCTCAAGGCCGAAAAGGGATATTTGTATACGAGGGCTGAATACCCGCTCGCTATCGAGACGCTCAAGAAGGCGATACAACAGGCCAAATCACTTGGTCTACTTGGCGAGAAAATACTCGGAACGGATTTGAATTTTGATCTTGAGCTGCGCCTGGGAGCGGGCGCCTTTATCGCGGGGGAGGAAACGGCGATCCTCGCTTCCATCGAGGGGATGAGAGCTATGCCCCGTCCCCGCCCGCCTTACCCCGCGTCATCTGGCCTTTGGGGAAAACCGACATTGATTCAGAATGTCGAGACACTCGCAAATATTCCTCTCATCGTGCTCAACGGAGGGGAATGGTTTTCGAAGATCGGAGTACCACATTGCCCTGGGACGAAATGTTTCTCGCTCACTGGCAAAATTAAGAACCCCGGCCTCATCGAGGTCCCGATGGGGATCACGCTCAAGGAGGTGGTGTTTGAGATTGGAGGTGGCGTACCAGATGGAAGAAGATTCAAAGCGGTTCTTGTCGGAGGCCCTTCCGGTGGTTGTCTGCCAGAATCGCAGCTCCACCTCCCTATCGATTACGAGTCGCTGACGAAAGCGGGCGCGATCATGGGGTCTGGCGGCATCGTCGTGCTCGATGATGAATCCTGTATGGTCGACACGGCGAAATTCTTCATCGACTTCTGCGTCGACGAATCCTGTGGCAAGTGTACGCCCTGCCGTGTCGGGCTCGTCAAAGTGAGGAAAATCCTCGAAAGGATCGGACATGCGAAAGGGGTCGAAAAGGACATCGATCTCCTCGCAAAGGTTGGCGAATACATCAAAGAGGCGAGCCTCTGCGGCCTCGGCCAGACAGCCCCGAATCCCGTTCTCACGACGATCCGCTATTTTAAGGAAGAGTACATGGCGCATATCCTCGACAAAAAGTGTCCGACGGGGAGATGTGATATGGGTGCGGAGGGGTCATGA
- a CDS encoding Ni/Fe hydrogenase subunit alpha, whose translation MVKEITINPVTRIEGHAKVTIFLDDDGSVKDARFQINFFRGFEKFCEGRPYYEMPSITSRACGICPVSHLIASAKACDALVSVTIPEAAVRLRRLMHMGQIIQSHTLSFFYLSFPDLLFGMDADIEKRNIFGLIESDPEIAKNGIKLRKFGQEIIERLAGKRIHSSDWIVPGGVRWPLTKEKGERIAADLPEAKNITISTLEKFRNMLQRFDEEIEHLGNFPSNYMGLITPDGELEHYDGLLKIIDYQGEVIADSLDPTKYKEFIAEAVEPWSYMKFPYYKPLGYPGGSYRVGPLARLNIAKRCGTPLADEEIKEFRKFGKNGIVESSFLYHYARLIEILFCLERAEEILSEPETYADRVWAKAEVSRSEGIGVAEAPRGTLIHHYKVDENGLITWVNLIIATGHNNVAFNRAVTEVAKKYVNAKKLTEGMLNRVEAVIRAYDPCLSCASHSFGSRGIDFELYDADGRLIDRNSR comes from the coding sequence ATGGTAAAAGAAATTACGATCAACCCCGTGACGAGAATTGAAGGACATGCCAAAGTGACGATCTTTCTCGATGATGATGGGTCTGTGAAAGATGCAAGATTCCAGATCAATTTCTTCCGTGGGTTCGAAAAGTTCTGCGAAGGTCGTCCATATTACGAGATGCCGAGCATCACCTCGAGGGCATGCGGTATTTGTCCTGTTAGCCATTTGATCGCGTCGGCGAAGGCGTGCGATGCCCTCGTTTCTGTAACGATCCCTGAAGCAGCGGTAAGACTCCGGCGACTCATGCACATGGGCCAGATTATCCAATCGCACACGCTCAGCTTCTTCTACCTTTCTTTTCCAGATCTCCTCTTTGGCATGGATGCAGATATTGAAAAGAGGAATATTTTCGGGCTTATCGAGAGCGATCCAGAAATCGCAAAGAACGGGATCAAGTTACGGAAGTTTGGCCAGGAGATCATTGAGAGACTTGCAGGGAAAAGGATTCATTCAAGCGATTGGATCGTGCCAGGTGGCGTCAGGTGGCCGCTGACGAAAGAAAAAGGGGAAAGGATCGCTGCCGATCTGCCAGAGGCAAAGAACATCACGATTTCTACGCTAGAGAAATTTAGGAATATGCTTCAGCGTTTTGACGAGGAAATCGAGCATCTTGGCAACTTCCCCTCGAATTACATGGGACTTATCACACCAGATGGCGAACTCGAACATTACGACGGGCTATTGAAGATCATTGATTACCAAGGAGAAGTGATCGCCGATTCCCTCGATCCAACGAAATACAAGGAATTCATCGCGGAGGCGGTTGAGCCGTGGTCGTATATGAAATTCCCTTATTACAAGCCGCTGGGCTACCCTGGCGGAAGCTACCGGGTCGGCCCGCTCGCAAGGCTCAACATCGCGAAGCGGTGCGGCACGCCACTCGCTGACGAAGAGATCAAAGAATTCAGGAAGTTCGGAAAGAATGGGATCGTGGAGAGTTCTTTCCTATACCATTACGCGCGCCTCATTGAGATCCTCTTTTGCCTCGAAAGGGCCGAAGAGATTCTCAGTGAACCAGAGACATATGCAGATCGAGTGTGGGCGAAGGCTGAGGTTAGCCGTTCAGAAGGAATCGGAGTGGCTGAGGCACCTCGAGGCACTCTTATCCACCACTATAAAGTCGACGAGAACGGTCTCATTACATGGGTTAACCTCATCATTGCAACAGGGCACAACAATGTGGCCTTCAACAGGGCTGTGACGGAAGTCGCAAAAAAATATGTTAACGCGAAGAAGCTGACCGAGGGGATGCTCAACCGCGTCGAGGCCGTCATCCGCGCTTACGATCCCTGCCTCAGCTGCGCTTCACACTCGTTTGGCAGTAGGGGCATCGACTTCGAGTTATACGATGCCGATGGCAGACTCATCGACAGAAATTCACGATAA
- a CDS encoding glycosyltransferase family 2 protein: MRTDERGVASPSLKCGNILLSISYAIERYAITKVLARSICMKSSVIITSYNRSWALPHCLGSLATQSLLPDEVIVVLKPSGDGSEEIIDEHGDNLPIRTIIQKEGNVAVAAAMGIEAANGDLLIFIDDDAVAHREFIERYSRLFSQLQNPGGLTGVVFSQPYGGEGDMELQIGSIQPRRSPKRTLSFRRPLSAYRKYDEWITVSGHHSRHTIDLDGPMGSILSPLLMGCNMALLKTAVDDCPLAQLYGRSKSCLRYESLLALWARLKGYETYICLDVHRAPIVWHLVHDSSTLSRGKGFKGEFWRYTDDSSFYFKLKKLGLDVSFFDYSLFSLTDVVGTLLSEPRKFLPRSLAAGYTFLTRLIGHY; this comes from the coding sequence GTGAGGACTGACGAAAGGGGAGTTGCGTCCCCCTCCCTGAAATGTGGAAATATCCTGTTATCGATATCCTACGCGATTGAAAGATACGCGATAACGAAGGTACTCGCAAGGTCGATCTGTATGAAGTCATCGGTTATCATTACTTCATATAATAGAAGTTGGGCCCTCCCTCATTGTTTGGGGAGTCTTGCAACGCAGTCTCTCCTTCCTGATGAGGTCATTGTCGTCCTGAAGCCGTCTGGAGACGGCAGCGAAGAGATAATCGATGAACATGGTGACAATCTGCCCATCAGGACGATTATTCAAAAAGAGGGCAATGTGGCGGTGGCGGCCGCAATGGGCATCGAGGCCGCGAATGGCGATTTACTAATTTTCATCGATGACGATGCTGTTGCTCATAGAGAGTTCATTGAGCGATACTCCCGCCTCTTTTCCCAATTGCAGAATCCAGGTGGGCTCACTGGTGTTGTCTTCTCTCAACCTTATGGCGGAGAAGGCGACATGGAGCTCCAGATAGGTTCGATTCAACCGCGTAGGTCACCTAAACGCACACTCTCTTTTCGCCGACCGCTCTCTGCATATAGAAAATACGACGAATGGATCACAGTCTCGGGGCATCATTCACGGCACACAATCGATTTGGATGGTCCCATGGGATCAATTCTATCACCGCTCCTGATGGGTTGTAACATGGCATTGCTGAAGACTGCGGTCGATGACTGTCCGCTCGCTCAATTGTATGGAAGAAGCAAATCGTGCCTCCGATATGAGAGCCTTCTCGCTCTCTGGGCGAGGCTGAAAGGTTACGAGACGTATATATGCCTCGATGTTCACCGTGCACCGATTGTCTGGCATCTCGTCCACGATTCATCCACATTATCGAGGGGGAAGGGGTTCAAAGGGGAATTCTGGCGCTATACAGACGATTCTTCCTTTTATTTCAAATTGAAGAAACTGGGTCTTGACGTTTCATTTTTCGATTACTCTCTCTTTTCACTGACGGATGTTGTCGGAACACTCCTTTCTGAGCCACGAAAATTCTTGCCAAGAAGTCTTGCGGCTGGATATACATTCTTAACAAGGTTGATTGGACATTACTGA
- a CDS encoding 2Fe-2S iron-sulfur cluster-binding protein: MKSVRLTIDGRAVEVPDGTTILDAAMANGIKIPTLCHLEGVKDYGGCRLCLVEIKGSPKVFPACTTPVGQGMEVTTNSDRLKEYRKMALQLLLSERAHICSVCVANGACELQSLASELGVDQLIFERDWPELSVDLTHAYLVIDRNRCILCTRCIRVCDEIEGVHTLDLMLRGKETQVVIDLNENWKNATSCTGCRKCAKVCPVGAIYVKGEALSSTKDKEVAKFITERRRSAFE, from the coding sequence ATGAAATCAGTCAGATTGACTATTGATGGCAGGGCGGTCGAGGTTCCAGATGGTACGACGATCCTCGACGCTGCCATGGCGAACGGGATCAAAATCCCCACTCTCTGCCATTTGGAGGGGGTGAAGGACTACGGCGGATGTCGCCTTTGCCTCGTTGAGATCAAGGGGTCACCAAAAGTCTTTCCAGCCTGTACGACACCAGTCGGCCAGGGCATGGAGGTCACAACGAATTCTGACCGGCTGAAGGAGTACAGGAAAATGGCCCTCCAGCTCTTACTCTCCGAAAGGGCACATATATGCTCAGTCTGTGTGGCGAATGGTGCCTGCGAACTCCAATCACTGGCAAGCGAACTGGGCGTCGACCAGCTCATTTTCGAGCGCGACTGGCCTGAACTCAGTGTCGATCTCACACACGCATATCTCGTCATCGATCGGAACAGGTGCATCCTCTGCACCCGCTGCATTCGGGTTTGTGATGAAATCGAAGGTGTCCACACGCTCGACCTCATGCTCCGCGGTAAGGAGACACAAGTCGTGATAGACCTCAACGAGAACTGGAAAAATGCCACCTCCTGTACGGGCTGTAGGAAATGCGCGAAGGTCTGTCCAGTCGGGGCGATCTATGTGAAGGGAGAGGCGCTCTCCTCCACGAAGGACAAAGAAGTGGCGAAATTTATCACCGAGAGGAGGCGATCGGCGTTTGAATAA